A part of Sandaracinaceae bacterium genomic DNA contains:
- a CDS encoding serine/threonine-protein kinase translates to MSGVSGAITTETTSHLSKGTVIADRFEVVGVRGEGGMGAVYECVDRHIDRRVALKILTVEQGRAKERFIGEARAASRISSRHAAAVHDFGEDPVHGLYMVMELLSGHTLDEVLARHGRVTPSQACEIAADVAEALGAAHAAGVVHRDLKPSNIWMLDGGGVKVIDFGIARVLEDQPGGARLTADTTIVGTPAYISPEAVEGGREVGPGADLYALGVILFEMITSEPPFWDEAPMALCAMHLREPPPRLDARLQDERFEGELPAGLADLVSALLEKDPGLRPASAYEVEAILRSMSTEDGPVRLGGVSVMGGARTIVTRRRPRLLLPALIVGGFVVAAIAIVGVVWALRAPPAPADVAQTETPEPPEPEVVPEETAVEVEPAAPPGVEIPSEVRVEIRTTPARATLRLDGEEVTSPIVLPRGSETMTLAIEARGHLPEERELIPDRDQALEIVLRRRPRARRDVTSKLRSWE, encoded by the coding sequence GTGTCCGGTGTCTCCGGCGCCATCACGACCGAGACGACCTCCCATCTCTCGAAGGGGACAGTCATCGCGGATCGCTTCGAGGTCGTCGGCGTGCGCGGCGAGGGAGGCATGGGTGCGGTCTACGAGTGCGTCGATCGCCACATCGACCGCCGGGTCGCGCTGAAGATCCTCACCGTCGAGCAGGGCCGCGCCAAGGAGCGCTTCATCGGCGAGGCCCGCGCGGCCAGCCGCATCTCGAGCCGCCACGCCGCCGCCGTGCACGACTTCGGCGAGGACCCGGTCCACGGGCTCTACATGGTGATGGAGCTCCTCAGTGGGCACACGCTCGACGAGGTGCTCGCGCGGCACGGGCGGGTGACGCCGTCGCAGGCCTGCGAGATCGCGGCCGACGTCGCCGAGGCCCTCGGCGCGGCCCACGCGGCGGGCGTGGTCCACCGCGATCTGAAGCCGTCCAACATCTGGATGCTCGACGGCGGCGGCGTGAAGGTCATCGACTTCGGCATCGCGCGCGTCCTCGAAGACCAGCCCGGCGGCGCGAGGCTCACCGCCGACACGACCATCGTGGGCACGCCCGCCTACATCAGCCCGGAGGCGGTGGAGGGAGGCCGCGAGGTCGGCCCCGGCGCCGATCTCTACGCGCTGGGCGTGATCCTCTTCGAGATGATCACCAGCGAGCCGCCCTTCTGGGACGAGGCCCCGATGGCGCTCTGCGCGATGCACCTGCGCGAGCCGCCCCCGCGCCTCGACGCCCGACTGCAGGACGAGAGGTTCGAGGGCGAGCTGCCGGCGGGCCTGGCCGATCTCGTCAGCGCGCTCCTCGAGAAGGACCCCGGCCTGCGGCCCGCGAGCGCGTACGAGGTCGAGGCGATCCTGCGCTCCATGTCCACCGAAGACGGCCCCGTGCGCTTGGGCGGGGTCTCGGTCATGGGGGGCGCGCGCACCATCGTCACCCGCCGACGCCCGCGTCTGCTGCTCCCGGCCCTGATCGTCGGCGGCTTCGTGGTGGCGGCCATCGCGATCGTGGGCGTGGTCTGGGCCCTGCGCGCGCCCCCGGCGCCAGCCGACGTCGCGCAGACCGAGACGCCGGAGCCCCCCGAGCCCGAAGTCGTCCCCGAGGAGACTGCCGTGGAGGTCGAGCCGGCCGCGCCACCCGGCGTGGAGATCCCCAGCGAGGTCCGGGTCGAGATCAGGACCACGCCCGCGCGCGCCACGCTCCGCCTCGACGGCGAGGAGGTCACCTCGCCCATCGTGCTGCCGCGCGGGAGCGAGACGATGACGCTCGCGATCGAAGCGCGCGGCCACCTCCCCGAGGAGCGCGAGCTGATCCCCGACCGCGATCAGGCGCTGGAGATCGTCTTGCGTCGTCGACCTCGCGCGCGGCGCGACGTCACGTCGAAGCTCCGAAGCTGGGAGTGA
- a CDS encoding PEGA domain-containing protein produces the protein MSALTRAWLLAVCLLIPSFALGQEGDAPDPDTVEARAHFDRGRGLAEQRRFSEAAEAFRQSLALVDRPTTAYNLALCYYALERYVEAIEALDRYREQADIATEGEAYVEAQRMLAHAQRAVAEVHVDVIPADASVMLDGHALEGSGARTARVNPGSHVIRVEADGHAPQLIEVEAEPGVTLRRAVQLVSTRNPARLEVSLLEEVAGTQILVDGEEVGTTSARLELAPGEHTVSVMAPDRETVVRPVVLEHNQHLRLDLDLGDSTLGGGTIFLEEPVFWGVLGATVAAVGAGILIGWAADEANGPSGGSTGVVLDAGMMPQGAMITW, from the coding sequence ATGTCAGCGCTGACCCGAGCCTGGCTCCTGGCCGTCTGTCTGCTGATCCCGAGCTTCGCGCTCGGGCAGGAGGGTGACGCGCCGGACCCCGACACCGTCGAGGCGCGCGCGCACTTCGACCGCGGCCGCGGCCTGGCCGAGCAGCGTCGCTTCAGCGAGGCGGCGGAGGCCTTCCGGCAGTCGCTGGCCCTCGTCGATCGGCCGACCACCGCGTACAACCTCGCGCTCTGTTACTACGCGCTCGAGCGCTACGTGGAGGCCATCGAGGCGCTCGACCGGTACCGCGAGCAGGCCGACATCGCCACCGAAGGGGAGGCCTACGTCGAGGCGCAGCGCATGCTGGCCCACGCGCAGCGCGCGGTGGCCGAGGTCCACGTGGACGTGATCCCCGCCGACGCGTCGGTGATGCTCGACGGGCACGCCCTCGAGGGCAGCGGCGCGCGCACCGCGCGCGTGAACCCCGGGAGTCACGTCATCCGTGTGGAGGCCGACGGCCACGCGCCGCAGCTCATCGAGGTGGAGGCCGAGCCCGGCGTCACGCTCCGGCGCGCGGTGCAGCTCGTGTCGACGCGCAACCCGGCGCGGCTCGAGGTCAGCCTGCTCGAAGAGGTGGCCGGCACGCAGATCCTGGTGGACGGCGAGGAGGTGGGCACCACGAGCGCCCGGCTCGAGCTCGCGCCCGGGGAGCACACCGTCTCGGTGATGGCCCCCGATCGGGAGACCGTGGTGCGGCCGGTGGTCCTCGAGCACAACCAGCACCTGCGGCTCGACCTCGACCTCGGAGACAGCACCCTGGGCGGCGGCACCATCTTCCTCGAGGAGCCGGTCTTCTGGGGCGTGCTCGGCGCGACGGTGGCCGCGGTCGGGGCGGGGATCCTCATCGGCTGGGCCGCCGACGAAGCGAACGGCCCCAGCGGCGGGAGCACGGGGGTCGTTCTCGACGCGGGCATGATGCCTCAGGGGGCGATGATCACCTGGTGA